The genomic DNA ATCACGAAGATAGGTGCAACAATCGCCTCGAGCCGTGCGGCGAGCTCAGCGAGCTGTTTCAATCCTCACCTATCACGAAGATAGGTGCAACGGTAGAGAACCATAAATTTTGTCCGAGTTCGTGTAGCTCTCACCTCCCTTCCTTGAGTCAAACTCCTCAATCAACAGCGTAGAGAGAGCCGCTCAATCTCGCCAAGACCGCTCCCGGGCGGCCACGCGGCAGAAATCATGCGCGAACCTCACGCACAGCGTCCCACCACCGACGGTTCGCGCACCTACAACACTAACGGATCGTGCAGGTCATACACGATTTGACGCCCCATCGTTTCCAGATGCCTCTCCCGCGGTTCCGCCAGCCGGTAAAAACGCAGGCTGTCCTCGGCCGGGTCGATCGCCCGGGCAAGCTTGTCCTTCAACCGCTCATACTGCGCCGCTGACAGGATGCACTCAAACACCGACTTCTGCACTCGCTGACCATGCGCTTGGCAGATCTCCGCCACCTTCCGCAACCGCCGCCGGCCTTCCGCTGTTTCCGTCGCCACATCGTAGGTGACCAAGATCTCCACCGCATCCTCACCGCGCCAGATAAGGTGGATACTCCGCCAGATCTCCGCGCAGATAGCGCGCGAGCAGGCGCGCCTGCACATGCGCCACCAGCCCCCACGCCACCTTCTCTTTCAGCGCCCGATGCTCAACCTCCTCCGCCTTCCGCTCCTGATAGGCAACAATCACCACCTTCCGTCCCGCCTCATTCAGATACACCGCTCCGCCCGGCAGGAGATCAAAATGCTCCCGCCGAATCTGCCGACGATTAATCAGCGCCAGCGCCAGCCGATCCACCGACGGTCGGAGCTCCTCCATCAGATCAAGCGCGAGCGCAGGACGCCCCGGCCGAAGCGAGTGCAGAAAGCCCACCTGAGGGTCCAATCCCACCCCTTCCAAGGCACCCTGACAATCCCCACGCAACAGCGCATAGAGAAACGACAACAGCGCATTCGTCCGGTCTCGCGGCGGCCGTCGCGTTCGCCCATCTGGCGCAAGCTCCTCCCGGTCCACCCGCACCATTCGGCCAAAGACCCCAAAATACGCCCGCGCCGCTTCTCCCTCCAACCCGCGAATCACATTCAACTCAGTCGCCGCGCGCAGCCGCGCAAGAATATCTGCCAACTCCGCCGCCGCCATCGCCAGCCGATTCCGATCCTCGGCCTCCGAGTCACGCCCAACGCGAAGCAGCAACTGCCGGCTGTTCTGGATCTTCGCGGCCACAATTTGGCGCGCAATTCGCGCGGTACGCGTCTCGTCCAGCGCCGCAAGGTGCTGCGCACGCCGCAGCAGCACATTCCCCCGAACCGGCCCCTCCAACCGCCCTTGAAAACGCCCCGTCGACGACATCCAGACAACACTCCGACCATCGACCGCGCAGCGCGCAATCAACGCCGGAGTCAGCATCACCCGCCCAAAAACCACGATCGCCCCAAGATTCAGCAGCGGCGCCCGCAACTTCACCGTTCCGTCAATTTCGACCCGCACCGTATCCTGGTCGAGCGAGAGATACGCCCCTTCTGTTTGGACAAAAAGCGTGTTGAGCAGCTCGCGCATCGCTCAGCCCTCATCAGGAGGGAGGGTGAACAACTCCCGCTGCAGCGCCCGCAGCCGCGCCGGCTCTCCCGTGGCCGCCGGCAGGCAGACATCCCGCTGCGCGCAATGCCGGCACCGGCGATCATTCGGTGCCGGCGGCAAGCGCCCCTCCTCGATCATCGCCCGGATCGCCGCGATCGCCGCCTCCGTCTCCGCTCGCAGCGCCGCGTCAAACACCACCTCCACTCGTCGCCGCGTCCCATGGCTGTAGAGCGCGCCGCGCGGGACCGCCTGCCCAAACATCTCCTCCAAACAGAGCGCTTGGGCGCAGAGCTGCAGCGCAGCATGTCGTCCCGTTGGCCCAACCTTGTGCTCAACGGGGTAGGGCCCCTCCGGCCGCAGCTCAACGACATCCGCCACTCCGTGAATGCCCAGCCGATCACTCCAGATCGGCAGCCCCCGCACGACGCGCACCCCATGCTCAACCGTGATCTCGCCCGAGTGCACGCGCTCGTGCGCGATCGCCCCGCGGATCGTGAAGACATTCTCCTCGAACGTCCCCTCCACATGGATCAGCGCACATTGTCGCTCGCAGTAGCTCCAATGCTCGATCGCCGAGATGAGCACTTCTTCCATCGAAGTCAGCCGACAAGACGGGTCAGCGTCACCCCCTGGGGCAGCGCCGACTGCTCAGGAACCGTCACCGTGTAATGGCGAAACTGTCGCGGCGCCTCAATCTCGGGGTTGCGAACCACCGTGACCAAGTCAAACAACTGATGCGCCGGCGCATTCCCCGTCGGCCGCTCATGAGTGAAGACATAGAGCCCTCGGCACGCCATCAATCCTCGCGATGCTGAGCGGTCCGTGTCCCACATCTTTTGGAGCGCCTCCCAGAACAGCGCCAGATCCTCATCCGTCGCTCCCGTGTCCTGCGCGAGATGCGGCGAGACAAACCCATGCGCCCGGTAGAGGCCATACGGCACAATCGGCTTCCGGCCCATCTCCGTCTGCTTGCCGGCCGCGCGCCCCTCCTCAATCTCCCTAACCTGCGCGTCTTCCTCACGCGTCACCGCGACCCGCGTGATCGACAGGTCAAGCAGCGTCACCGGGTCAATCGAACGAGCAAACGTCAACTGCACCGGCCCGCGCACCTGTCCGCAGTTCACCCCCACCGACATCACCGCGCCGAACATCCGGATGTCGTAGAAGTTGCGGCACATCCACGCCCGTACCTTCTCGACGTCATTGGGCGGCTGCTTCGTCCCTATCGGCTTCAGACCTTCAGCGTCATAGGCCCGCCTGTGCTTCGCGATCAGCGCCTCCCCGCGCTGAACATAAATTTTCGTCCTCTCCTTCGTCCCGTGGTGCTGGTCCACCCAGTCGCGCACCTTCCGCTTCAAGCAGACGTCCGTGACAATCCCCTGCATCGTCTCCGGGTCGATGCGCGGCAGATTGCCGGCATCCGGGTCGCCGTTCGGATTCCCATCCGTCACGTCGAAGAGGAGCACAAAGTCATGGCGCTTGCTGATATCCGTGTACATCGTTCCCTCCTCAGTTCTGTGCCTGGGCGCGACGTTCCGCAGCGGCGCGGGCTGCCGCTCGGTTCTCCGCATGCTGGTGGTAATAGCCAAGCGCGAACAGCCCCTGCTGTTCGAGCGTTAGCGTGCGCGGCAGCGTTGTCAGCCGTTCGGCGATATCCTGCAGTTGGTTAAACAGCCGCCAATATGCGCCGGGGTTGCTGTCCTCTAGCTGGCTCAGCCGCACTCGCGCGTTCCGCAGCAGCGTTCCAAAGACCGTCGCCGGCGCGCTCGACGCCGTGCCGTAGAACCGGTCAACCACTGTCGATTTCACCTCCTGGCCCCCTGCCGCCGCGGTCTGGATCTGCTCGATCGTCGCGAACAGCCGGCCGCAGAGATAGCCAGGGTCATCAAGGGTCGGATCTAATCGCGTCAAAGTCTCCTCCCATCGTTCGTTTGCGCCGCAGAGCACCAGCTTGATCAGCGACGCCTGTGCCTCCGAAACCTCGAGATCAGCGCGCGTTCGTTGAAGCGCCAGATAGAGCAGCCGCTCCGGAACGGGCGTCCCCAGCAGCGCCGAACGCAGCAGCGCCTGCAGCGTCGCCGCCGGCGCATCGTTCAGGTCGCGTACCGTCGCCCCCACCAGCCGCCACAGCTGCTGGCCCCGCGGCTCCTCACCGTTCCGCTGCACAATCGCCTGCCGGCGCAGCCACTCCGCCACCCGGTCCTTCACCTGCCCAACCGTGCTGTCGATCCAGTCGCGGACCACCGCCCGCCCGCCGCTCGCGCTCAGGCTTGCCGCGTAAAACGCCGTTTCGTCCACCGCCTTCGTCAGGTCCCGGCCCTGCATCAGCCCGTCGATCAACTCCCGCACCAGCACCGGCTCCGGATTGTCGATGTACTGCAGCAAGTCGAACCCGACATCATCGCGCGTCCAGAAGACAAACACCCCGCCGCCGATCCGCCGGCTCGAGGATCGATCAGCAAGCAGCGAATTGATCGCCTTCGTGAAGCGCTCACCGCACTCCGGGCAGGTCGGCGCAATGTACGACTGCTCGAGCCCGTAGGAGAGAAAAGCTTCGGCATTCGCCGAGATGATCGACGTGCCCGAGGTCTGGCCGCCGGGAATCCCCTTCACCTTCCCTTCAAGGATCCGGAGCGCCGGCCGCCGCCGGCCGCAGACCAGACACTGCATCTCCAACGCGTCCTTCGCCTCATTGCGGTCCGCCCAGTACTGCTGCACCGCCGGCAAGTCAACCACGAACTGGCCATCCACAGTGAAGGTGATCAGCGCGCTCGGATCGAAGTCGTCCGGCAGCCGCAGCTGCTGCAGCGGGCCAGCCTCGAGAAACGTCGCCACTGCCTCCACACGCGGGTCGCCCGTCACCTTTGCGCACTCCGCGACAGCAGAGCGATAGAGCGCATGCCGGCTCCTAACCTTGTCAGGGTCCGCTCCCTCGCGTCCCACGCCGAGCGTGTACTCAGCGTGATCGGCAAACAGCAGCGGGACGTCAACGTTCCCCCGGGCAAAGCTAGGCACGCGACGCGGGATCCCCCGCTTGTTCTCCTTGTCCGCAGTATCCAGCGGTTCCGGGGCAGCGGGACGGCCGTCAGCGCGGAGCTGGATGACATAGCGCACCGGACGCTCGTCATACAGCCGCGGGGGCAAGTCAATCCGGCGACTGTAATCGACAAGCTTCTCGAGAAACATCAGGCTGCCTCCTCCGCCGGCACGCGCAGCACCCCCTGTTCGAGCCGGGCCCGAAAGAAGCGCGGCGTTCCGCTGCCGTCCTCCCGATACTCGAGGTCACGCAGCATCAGCCCCAGGTCCTCGGTCCAGTCGATCGGCCGGTCGTCCGGAGAAGGCGGCCCAAAGAACGCCGCGAATTCGCGGCAGCCAAGATACGGCTGGAAGAAGCAGCGTCCCTCCGCAACCCGCCGCCGAAACTGATCGCGGAATTTCGCCTCGTCCTCCGCCCGCCCGCTCTTCGGCTCCACCTGCGCCGAGATCACATACGCCACGTCCCGCAGCGCCAAAGTATGCCGCTGCGCGCGATCCTCGTCAGCGAAGTAGCCGCCGCCCTCACGCTCCCAGCGTTGGGCGCTCCGATGACTGGCGCGCGAGTTCACTTCATTGCGCCGGATCGAAAACCAGCGGACCTCCTTCAGCACCCAGATCTCTTCGACCCGCCAGACAAACTCCGGCTTCCAGAAGATCGCTTCGAGCACCCCGCGCGCCGCCGACGGCGTCATCACGGGGTATGACACCCGTTCCACCTTCATCTCCGGCCGTGTGAAACAGGCAAACTCGCCCCACACCTTGACAGCGAGGGGCGGGTGGCGCGAATCCGAACGCATTCACTCCCCCTTTCCGGCTGCTCGGCAGCCAGCGTGATCATAATCCAGTTATTGGTTCTTCGTTCTCAGACAACGGCGCGGAAACGCCGGAGAACTCTAGCTACTACCAGGAGAGGAAGGCAACGCCGTTTTTAAACCCCTTCCACCACCGTCAGTGCTCAGGCACGCCAACCCGCAGCAGCACGACGCGCTCTTTCACTGCCTGAGGACTAGAGAGGAGCAGAGCGGAGCCGCGGTCACGCCACATTTGAGTTGACGCGGTCACGGCAGTCCATGAGAGTAAGAGGACAGAACCGACACGCGATGCCGGGCGAGGTTTCAGGCGGCGCGTCAGCGCAGAGCATCGTCGCCTGAATGGCGAGCGACGCGCGGGAGCACAGTGATCCCCGGAGCCTCTTGAACGCCTCCCCCGCGGCATCAGAACGAACGCAGAAACCGGGCGACCACCCCCTTTTTCGCGTGCGGCGAACGCGATCGGGGGTGCAGCTGTACAAGTTCTTGACGAACTCAGAGGGGGGTCCGGCCTCATTGTCTCGAGACCGTCTCTAGAGGAGACGGCTAGAGAACGAGTTCGTCCGGGCGCGCCTCGCCGACAACGAGGCCGCGCACCGGGTCGTAGCCGTCGGCGCGGATCCACTCGCCGACGCCATCCACAAGCGGGACGATAAAGTGGCGCACTTGATCGGCCGCGCGGCGGCGCAGATTGACAACAAACGGCTGCAGCGCCCGCAGGGTGTCGCGCGGGTTCCCCCGCCGCGTCCGCAGGTCGTCCACCAGCGCCCGGACGCGCGCCCGCTGCTCCGGCGTGCCGTACGACGTGATCACTACCGCCTCGGTGTCATCGTCGATCATGCGAAACCGCCGCGCCGTCTCGGGGAAGTCATGGGAGCGCCGCGCTTCCTGCACCTGCTTCCGATCGGTTGCCAGCTCCACCACCGAAAACAGCGCCTCGTAATAGCGGCGCGCCACCGCCGGGTCGTTCGCATCGAGCGGCTCACCACCGACCAACCCTGCCGTCACCCCGGTTGCCGTTCGATACATCCCTGGCGGGAGCTTGCCCTCCGCCGGCTCGACGATCACAACCCGCCCCTCGGTCAGCCGGCCTTCGCGGTTGCAGCGGCC from Dehalococcoidia bacterium includes the following:
- the cas7c gene encoding type I-C CRISPR-associated protein Cas7/Csd2, producing the protein MYTDISKRHDFVLLFDVTDGNPNGDPDAGNLPRIDPETMQGIVTDVCLKRKVRDWVDQHHGTKERTKIYVQRGEALIAKHRRAYDAEGLKPIGTKQPPNDVEKVRAWMCRNFYDIRMFGAVMSVGVNCGQVRGPVQLTFARSIDPVTLLDLSITRVAVTREEDAQVREIEEGRAAGKQTEMGRKPIVPYGLYRAHGFVSPHLAQDTGATDEDLALFWEALQKMWDTDRSASRGLMACRGLYVFTHERPTGNAPAHQLFDLVTVVRNPEIEAPRQFRHYTVTVPEQSALPQGVTLTRLVG
- the cas8c gene encoding type I-C CRISPR-associated protein Cas8c/Csd1; this encodes MFLEKLVDYSRRIDLPPRLYDERPVRYVIQLRADGRPAAPEPLDTADKENKRGIPRRVPSFARGNVDVPLLFADHAEYTLGVGREGADPDKVRSRHALYRSAVAECAKVTGDPRVEAVATFLEAGPLQQLRLPDDFDPSALITFTVDGQFVVDLPAVQQYWADRNEAKDALEMQCLVCGRRRPALRILEGKVKGIPGGQTSGTSIISANAEAFLSYGLEQSYIAPTCPECGERFTKAINSLLADRSSSRRIGGGVFVFWTRDDVGFDLLQYIDNPEPVLVRELIDGLMQGRDLTKAVDETAFYAASLSASGGRAVVRDWIDSTVGQVKDRVAEWLRRQAIVQRNGEEPRGQQLWRLVGATVRDLNDAPAATLQALLRSALLGTPVPERLLYLALQRTRADLEVSEAQASLIKLVLCGANERWEETLTRLDPTLDDPGYLCGRLFATIEQIQTAAAGGQEVKSTVVDRFYGTASSAPATVFGTLLRNARVRLSQLEDSNPGAYWRLFNQLQDIAERLTTLPRTLTLEQQGLFALGYYHQHAENRAAARAAAERRAQAQN
- the cas1c gene encoding type I-C CRISPR-associated endonuclease Cas1c, whose product is MRELLNTLFVQTEGAYLSLDQDTVRVEIDGTVKLRAPLLNLGAIVVFGRVMLTPALIARCAVDGRSVVWMSSTGRFQGRLEGPVRGNVLLRRAQHLAALDETRTARIARQIVAAKIQNSRQLLLRVGRDSEAEDRNRLAMAAAELADILARLRAATELNVIRGLEGEAARAYFGVFGRMVRVDREELAPDGRTRRPPRDRTNALLSFLYALLRGDCQGALEGVGLDPQVGFLHSLRPGRPALALDLMEELRPSVDRLALALINRRQIRREHFDLLPGGAVYLNEAGRKVVIVAYQERKAEEVEHRALKEKVAWGLVAHVQARLLARYLRGDLAEYPPYLAR
- the cas5c gene encoding type I-C CRISPR-associated protein Cas5c; translation: MRSDSRHPPLAVKVWGEFACFTRPEMKVERVSYPVMTPSAARGVLEAIFWKPEFVWRVEEIWVLKEVRWFSIRRNEVNSRASHRSAQRWEREGGGYFADEDRAQRHTLALRDVAYVISAQVEPKSGRAEDEAKFRDQFRRRVAEGRCFFQPYLGCREFAAFFGPPSPDDRPIDWTEDLGLMLRDLEYREDGSGTPRFFRARLEQGVLRVPAEEAA
- the cas4 gene encoding CRISPR-associated protein Cas4; protein product: MEEVLISAIEHWSYCERQCALIHVEGTFEENVFTIRGAIAHERVHSGEITVEHGVRVVRGLPIWSDRLGIHGVADVVELRPEGPYPVEHKVGPTGRHAALQLCAQALCLEEMFGQAVPRGALYSHGTRRRVEVVFDAALRAETEAAIAAIRAMIEEGRLPPAPNDRRCRHCAQRDVCLPAATGEPARLRALQRELFTLPPDEG
- the cas2 gene encoding CRISPR-associated endonuclease Cas2; the encoded protein is MEILVTYDVATETAEGRRRLRKVAEICQAHGQRVQKSVFECILSAAQYERLKDKLARAIDPAEDSLRFYRLAEPRERHLETMGRQIVYDLHDPLVL